In the genome of Paenibacillus sp. FSL R5-0766, one region contains:
- a CDS encoding MFS transporter has protein sequence MKQYLRQIHPLAWTIIIGTMFGRLVTSMSIPFLSIYLTRVLDATPTQTGITVAVSSLAGVMVSFYGGYISDRIGRKIVMLISVFSWAGVFFIFSAAEHLWVFFVANTLNGLCRAVFEPTSRALLSDITSPENKLLVFNLRYAAINLGVVFGPIIGFQLGSSESTFPFVISGLVYIAYGFVLFLQFKLQHGNLPERHQTTAPRLREALMTTGRDRVFLPVLIGTTFCVLGYGHFSSTLAQYLARSPIFENGSQMFSYMLSLNAVTVLIIQYPLVRTFRNFPPLVPLIVGNLLVATSLMMVGIAEGVLMMMMSVILFTIGEVLLFTMMDMLIDRIAKPEWKGTYFGTIGFNNIGSVIAPVMGGVLLSQFGAENGLAVFLPIALTTALGVPFLLIAHRRLVVREKQTESTSLSM, from the coding sequence ATGAAGCAATATTTAAGGCAAATTCACCCCTTGGCATGGACGATCATTATCGGAACCATGTTTGGACGTCTTGTGACGTCAATGAGTATCCCGTTTCTATCCATCTATCTGACACGTGTACTAGATGCTACACCGACCCAGACCGGTATTACTGTGGCCGTTAGCTCGCTGGCAGGTGTCATGGTCAGCTTTTATGGAGGTTATATTTCGGACCGGATCGGGCGCAAAATCGTGATGTTAATCTCGGTATTTAGCTGGGCAGGTGTGTTTTTCATTTTTTCAGCAGCAGAGCATCTATGGGTGTTCTTTGTTGCCAATACGTTAAACGGATTATGCCGCGCAGTATTTGAGCCCACCTCCAGAGCACTGTTATCGGATATTACTTCTCCGGAGAACAAATTGTTGGTGTTCAACCTCAGATATGCTGCAATTAATCTCGGTGTGGTCTTTGGACCAATTATCGGATTTCAGCTGGGATCATCTGAATCGACGTTTCCGTTTGTGATTTCCGGCTTGGTATACATAGCCTATGGATTTGTATTATTTCTGCAATTCAAGCTACAGCATGGCAATCTGCCGGAGCGTCACCAGACTACCGCCCCACGTTTGCGTGAAGCACTCATGACCACCGGTCGCGACCGGGTATTTCTGCCGGTATTAATCGGTACCACATTTTGTGTGCTGGGTTACGGACACTTCAGTTCTACGTTGGCACAGTACTTGGCGAGGAGCCCGATCTTTGAGAACGGAAGTCAGATGTTCTCGTACATGCTTTCCCTGAATGCCGTGACGGTACTGATTATTCAGTATCCTCTTGTGCGAACCTTCCGAAACTTCCCACCGCTTGTTCCTCTGATTGTGGGTAACCTGCTGGTCGCAACCAGTCTAATGATGGTTGGAATCGCTGAAGGTGTACTCATGATGATGATGAGTGTCATACTATTTACCATTGGGGAAGTGTTGTTGTTCACCATGATGGATATGCTCATTGACCGGATTGCAAAGCCGGAATGGAAAGGGACGTATTTCGGGACTATCGGCTTCAATAATATCGGTAGTGTCATTGCTCCTGTCATGGGAGGTGTGTTGTTAAGTCAATTTGGAGCGGAGAATGGGCTTGCTGTCTTTCTACCGATTGCACTGACGACTGCCCTGGGAGTACCTTTTCTTCTGATCGCACATAGGCGTCTTGTTGTTAGAGAGAAGCAAACCGAGTCCACATCATTAAGTATGTAG
- a CDS encoding ABC transporter ATP-binding protein, whose amino-acid sequence MPKTEKISMSWLLRYLKPVKGRLALLLIMLLTSTGLQLLNPQIIKRFIDTAASGGVLTNLVQLAGIFLVVAVFNQLITVAVSYLGNDVAWRATNQLRGDLLKHCLRLDMRFHNVKTPGEMIERVDGDVTSISNFFAMFIVQVIGSFVLLAGILGFMFSVNVPIALVMTVFTLLSILFMVFIRNLGVDSSKNERAASASLFGLIEERIAGIEDVQANGHVPYVMNRFYRTMRTVFLKGRKAWLLRVIPWNTTVVLFALAVTAVLLLGVHYYMEGLISIGTLFLIYQYTQMLNDPIEMLGDQVQEFQKAKSGMLRSRELLSMHSVIEEGTEEQLPEGPLGLEFSQVHFSYNQDKPVLQDITFAIKPGERLGIIGRTGSGKSSLSRVLLRLYNLDRGTIRVGGTDITKLSLQALYRRVGMVTQDVQLFDGTLRDNLTLFNGDVSDQMIKETTDRLGLSQWINSQPEGLNTYLAAGGASLSAGEAQLFALTRVFLTEPSLVILDEPSSRLDAATEGMLQSAIDQLMKQSTGVIIAHRLATLEKVDRIMVLGDGKVLEFGAREELASNPASHYARLLITGREEELA is encoded by the coding sequence GTGCCCAAAACAGAGAAAATCTCCATGTCATGGCTGCTGCGTTATCTAAAACCAGTTAAAGGACGGCTGGCCTTACTTTTAATCATGTTGCTCACATCAACGGGGCTTCAGCTCTTGAATCCACAGATTATTAAACGATTTATTGATACAGCAGCAAGTGGGGGAGTCCTCACCAATCTTGTTCAGCTCGCAGGAATATTTCTGGTTGTTGCCGTGTTTAATCAACTCATCACGGTAGCGGTCAGTTATTTGGGGAACGACGTGGCCTGGCGGGCCACGAATCAACTGCGCGGAGATCTGCTGAAGCACTGCCTGCGTCTTGATATGCGTTTTCATAATGTGAAAACACCTGGAGAGATGATTGAACGTGTAGATGGTGACGTAACGAGTATCTCCAATTTTTTCGCGATGTTCATTGTGCAAGTGATCGGGAGTTTTGTGCTGCTGGCCGGAATTCTCGGATTCATGTTCAGTGTTAATGTGCCCATTGCTTTGGTGATGACCGTGTTCACATTATTATCGATCCTTTTCATGGTCTTTATCCGAAATCTAGGCGTGGACTCTTCCAAAAATGAACGTGCGGCAAGTGCCTCTCTGTTCGGATTAATTGAAGAACGTATTGCTGGGATTGAAGATGTGCAAGCGAATGGTCATGTGCCGTATGTGATGAACCGCTTTTACCGCACAATGCGCACGGTATTCCTTAAGGGGAGAAAAGCCTGGCTGCTACGGGTTATTCCGTGGAATACCACAGTAGTTCTGTTCGCACTGGCGGTCACTGCGGTGCTTTTGCTGGGTGTGCATTATTATATGGAAGGTCTAATTAGTATCGGAACATTATTTCTGATCTACCAATATACGCAGATGCTGAATGATCCGATTGAGATGCTTGGAGATCAGGTGCAGGAGTTCCAAAAAGCAAAATCAGGCATGCTGCGCTCCAGAGAGCTGTTGTCCATGCATAGTGTGATTGAAGAGGGTACAGAGGAGCAATTGCCGGAAGGACCTCTTGGTCTGGAATTCAGTCAGGTGCACTTCAGTTATAACCAGGATAAACCGGTATTGCAGGATATTACTTTTGCTATTAAACCTGGAGAACGTCTGGGAATCATCGGTCGCACAGGTAGCGGTAAATCGAGTCTTAGTCGTGTTCTTCTCCGACTGTACAATCTGGATCGGGGTACGATCCGTGTGGGTGGAACGGATATCACAAAACTTTCATTACAAGCGCTCTATCGCCGGGTGGGAATGGTGACACAGGATGTGCAGTTGTTTGATGGCACGCTGCGTGATAACCTGACCCTGTTTAATGGGGATGTATCGGATCAGATGATCAAGGAGACGACGGATCGCCTTGGACTTAGCCAATGGATTAATTCACAACCAGAAGGACTTAATACGTATTTGGCTGCAGGCGGAGCTTCATTGTCGGCAGGGGAAGCACAGTTATTTGCCTTAACCCGCGTATTCCTGACCGAACCGAGTCTGGTTATTCTGGATGAGCCTTCATCGCGTCTAGATGCTGCGACCGAAGGTATGCTGCAATCTGCAATTGACCAGTTAATGAAACAATCCACAGGAGTGATTATTGCTCACCGACTGGCTACGCTGGAGAAAGTGGACCGGATTATGGTGCTCGGTGATGGGAAGGTACTGGAGTTTGGAGCGAGAGAAGAACTTGCCAGTAACCCTGCATCTCACTATGCCAGACTGCTGATTACAGGCAGAGAGGAGGAATTGGCATGA
- a CDS encoding ABC transporter ATP-binding protein, translating to MTVAGFIGRLFRFRPLLFIINGLLWCIFHSLPLAIGIGMQWFFDRTTVGSNDYMWLAVPLIFIALVRMARVGTFFVAFYAWVTYLYHVQAILRTNMLAAIMRWPGRNLPASPGEAMSRFRDDVDEVVEYVESWVDFWGRLVFAVVSIVIMANINWQITLVAVLPLVVVTLLNNLSGNRARKYAQVNRESTGRITSFIAETFGAVQALKLGQAEENVSTRFNQLNEDRRQAALRDNLFKQWMRSMNQHVLSICTGLILLMCAAEMKAGNFTVGDFALFTSYLANIGFSISLFGYMVFQHKRLKVSYDRMRKLFRPGEEDQIMDSREIYLYEDPPELVSEQRDPKEKLQSLEVNKLTYQYPNSANGIEEISFRLKRGQFLVITGRIGSGKSTLVRTLLGLLPKQKGDIHWNGAAVDPATFLMPPRAAYTPQVPRLFSDTLKENIVQGKQGNTEQALEKAIRLAVMEKDIKHLDQGLETSVGPRGVMLSGGQIQRAATGRMLMTEADLFIFDDLSSALDVETEQQVWEGLFQEPDVTCIAVSHRRAALSKADHIIVMKDGRIEAEGSLAELLATNEEMQLLWQGEQTPAKVG from the coding sequence ATGACTGTAGCAGGATTTATAGGCCGTTTGTTTCGATTCAGGCCTTTGTTGTTTATAATCAACGGATTGTTATGGTGTATATTTCATTCCTTGCCGTTAGCTATTGGTATTGGGATGCAGTGGTTTTTTGATCGCACAACAGTGGGGTCAAATGACTACATGTGGCTTGCTGTGCCACTTATCTTTATTGCTTTGGTCAGAATGGCACGGGTGGGCACATTTTTTGTAGCCTTCTATGCATGGGTTACGTATCTGTATCATGTTCAGGCGATTTTGCGAACCAACATGCTCGCAGCGATCATGCGCTGGCCTGGGCGTAATCTTCCGGCTTCACCAGGGGAGGCGATGAGTCGTTTTCGGGATGATGTGGATGAAGTCGTCGAGTATGTAGAATCATGGGTAGACTTCTGGGGACGGCTTGTTTTTGCTGTTGTGTCCATCGTCATTATGGCGAACATTAATTGGCAGATCACGTTGGTTGCTGTGCTGCCATTGGTGGTCGTGACCTTACTTAACAATCTGTCCGGAAATCGGGCTCGGAAATATGCACAGGTTAATCGCGAATCGACTGGGCGAATTACCAGTTTTATTGCGGAAACGTTTGGAGCAGTGCAAGCCCTGAAACTGGGTCAGGCCGAAGAGAATGTCTCTACACGTTTTAACCAGTTGAATGAAGATCGTCGCCAGGCTGCACTTCGAGACAATCTGTTCAAGCAGTGGATGAGATCGATGAATCAGCATGTTCTAAGTATCTGTACCGGATTGATTCTACTGATGTGTGCAGCTGAGATGAAAGCAGGGAACTTTACCGTAGGTGATTTTGCCTTATTCACCAGTTATCTGGCCAATATCGGATTTAGCATTTCACTGTTTGGTTATATGGTGTTTCAGCACAAAAGGCTCAAGGTATCCTATGATCGTATGCGTAAGCTATTTCGCCCAGGGGAAGAAGACCAGATCATGGATTCGAGGGAAATCTATCTGTATGAAGATCCGCCGGAGCTTGTAAGTGAACAGAGGGACCCTAAGGAGAAGTTGCAATCTCTTGAGGTGAATAAGCTGACTTATCAGTATCCGAATTCTGCAAATGGCATAGAAGAGATCAGTTTCCGTCTGAAACGTGGACAATTTCTTGTGATTACGGGACGGATCGGATCAGGTAAATCAACGCTGGTACGAACACTTCTTGGACTGTTACCCAAACAAAAAGGGGACATTCACTGGAATGGAGCGGCTGTTGATCCAGCCACATTCCTGATGCCGCCTAGAGCCGCGTATACCCCTCAAGTGCCAAGATTGTTCAGTGATACGTTGAAAGAAAATATCGTCCAAGGCAAACAGGGTAACACCGAGCAAGCCCTTGAAAAAGCCATTCGTCTGGCTGTGATGGAGAAGGATATCAAACATTTGGATCAGGGGCTTGAGACCTCGGTTGGTCCAAGAGGAGTCATGCTTTCAGGCGGGCAGATTCAGCGCGCGGCCACAGGACGCATGTTAATGACGGAGGCGGACCTGTTTATCTTTGATGACCTGTCGAGTGCACTGGATGTGGAGACAGAACAACAAGTATGGGAAGGGCTGTTCCAAGAGCCGGATGTCACCTGCATTGCAGTTTCTCACCGCAGGGCAGCACTTTCCAAAGCAGATCACATTATCGTGATGAAAGATGGACGCATTGAAGCCGAGGGAAGTTTGGCCGAATTGCTTGCCACCAATGAAGAGATGCAGCTGTTGTGGCAAGGGGAACAAACCCCCGCCAAAGTTGGATAG
- the cyoE gene encoding heme o synthase, with product MKTLNNGSQTNISLEYSSIPKVFFDTIKIGIIKSNLIAMFAGLSLALYVFDASILANIVPIILSFIGSSLIIGAAGVFNNLYDRDIDAIMERTKKRPTVTGRVDTKSGLILGIAITIIGGIMLYIASPSAAVFGILGLLLYVFPYTMWTKRTTIYNTEVGSLSGAVPPLIGWAAISPELGHFEIWALVVTMLLWQMPHFYGIAIRRFDEYKAAGVPMLPVVKGIRRTYIQTNVYLVLLLISSFLFWPMSPFVAIVAFLVSLAWLILSVATFDKKETEKWSKRMFIFSINHITIIFLVIIAYSLIAQMMR from the coding sequence TTGAAAACATTGAATAATGGTTCACAGACCAATATCAGCCTGGAGTACAGCTCGATTCCGAAAGTATTCTTTGATACGATCAAAATCGGAATCATCAAGTCCAACCTGATCGCCATGTTTGCGGGTTTAAGTTTGGCTTTATATGTATTTGATGCTTCAATCTTAGCTAATATTGTACCAATCATCCTTTCCTTTATTGGGTCTTCTCTCATTATTGGAGCTGCAGGGGTGTTTAACAACTTGTATGATCGTGATATCGATGCGATCATGGAACGTACGAAGAAACGTCCTACCGTTACGGGACGCGTAGATACCAAGTCGGGTCTAATTCTCGGTATTGCAATTACCATCATCGGGGGCATCATGCTGTATATCGCTTCCCCATCCGCTGCTGTATTTGGTATTTTGGGTCTGTTGCTTTACGTGTTCCCTTACACGATGTGGACCAAACGTACAACGATCTACAACACGGAAGTGGGAAGTCTTTCGGGTGCTGTTCCTCCGCTCATCGGTTGGGCAGCCATTTCACCGGAACTGGGTCATTTTGAGATCTGGGCATTGGTTGTTACGATGCTCTTATGGCAAATGCCTCACTTCTACGGGATTGCGATTCGTCGTTTTGACGAATACAAAGCTGCTGGTGTTCCCATGCTGCCCGTTGTTAAAGGCATCAGACGGACATACATTCAGACAAATGTGTATCTGGTACTGTTACTGATCTCCAGCTTTTTATTCTGGCCGATGAGTCCATTTGTCGCTATTGTGGCATTTCTGGTTAGCTTGGCTTGGCTCATTCTTAGTGTGGCTACCTTTGATAAGAAAGAAACAGAGAAATGGTCCAAACGGATGTTTATCTTCTCCATTAACCATATCACTATTATCTTCCTGGTCATCATTGCGTATTCCTTGATTGCTCAAATGATGAGATAA
- a CDS encoding NAD(P)/FAD-dependent oxidoreductase yields MDQLLDVLIIGGGPAGLNAALVLGRARKNVVVIDDETPRNWVTRETHGFVTRDGASPREFRKAAKEQIAAYPSVQFASDTATVITGSDGDFVVKTTQGASYRTKKILFAVGKKDLPLDINGLTEVYGKSAFVCPYCDGWELRDQALVIIVSGVNALHMAKVISGWTERYTICTNGSDSLTDEHREELKQHHVTVFDAPIQSIDSEEGMVQQVVLNDGTAIPCTGVFFQPKLFTGSELPKAIGCEITESGTVIVDASGKTSVAGVYSAGDAASEIYQAITAASLGALSAVSINNELNFENWDGPSHH; encoded by the coding sequence ATGGATCAACTCTTGGATGTACTTATTATTGGTGGAGGACCAGCGGGGCTTAATGCAGCCCTAGTACTTGGCAGGGCCCGCAAGAACGTTGTGGTCATTGATGATGAGACACCACGTAACTGGGTTACAAGGGAGACTCATGGGTTTGTGACAAGAGATGGGGCAAGTCCACGTGAATTCCGGAAAGCTGCCAAAGAACAGATTGCAGCGTATCCTTCAGTTCAATTTGCATCCGATACGGCAACTGTAATAACAGGTAGCGATGGTGATTTTGTAGTTAAGACTACTCAGGGGGCAAGTTATCGCACGAAAAAGATTTTGTTTGCGGTAGGCAAGAAAGACCTTCCCTTGGATATTAACGGATTAACAGAAGTTTACGGTAAAAGTGCGTTTGTGTGTCCATATTGTGATGGATGGGAGTTAAGAGACCAAGCGCTGGTCATCATCGTTAGTGGAGTTAACGCATTACATATGGCAAAAGTCATATCCGGCTGGACAGAACGTTATACGATCTGTACGAATGGATCAGATTCCTTAACCGATGAGCACCGTGAAGAGCTGAAGCAGCATCATGTTACTGTATTCGATGCACCGATTCAATCCATTGACTCTGAAGAAGGGATGGTACAGCAAGTTGTACTAAATGACGGTACAGCGATTCCTTGCACAGGAGTTTTCTTCCAACCTAAACTGTTTACCGGATCAGAACTGCCAAAGGCCATCGGTTGTGAAATTACAGAATCAGGAACGGTTATTGTTGATGCTTCAGGCAAAACATCCGTAGCGGGTGTATACAGTGCTGGTGATGCAGCATCCGAGATATATCAGGCAATCACGGCTGCGTCTCTGGGGGCATTGTCTGCGGTAAGCATTAATAATGAATTGAATTTCGAGAACTGGGATGGGCCAAGTCATCATTAG